From Novipirellula artificiosorum, a single genomic window includes:
- a CDS encoding sulfatase family protein has product MKIESLSLVLLTCFVVAGLEGARAETSNPNIVVILADDMGFGELKCLNPERGKIATPQLDAIAKSGMIFTDAHSGSSVCTPTRYGLMTGRYAWRTRLQTGVLKGGESLIAKDTLTIAKLLKSKGYHTAMIGKWHLGMMFDGIENNKKGAVKPGAVVTHGPIDFAGFDVFHGFHYARQMDLWIDNDKVTRNIEAVEMLPSLTAAAVDYIERRKGIDQPFFMYIPWNAPHSPVVPSEDWKGKSGINDHADFVMQTDDSYGQVVQALKANGFLQNTLILCSSDNGTSPSTSGLKQLKAAGHFPSANLRGMKADIWDGGHRVPFLVSWPGHVQPGSRCDDLVCLTDVIATVADLTGYELAESDAVDSFSFLSALTGTNHAPRTDVIHHSISGFFSIRQGKWKLIACPGSGGWSAPKIKEAVKEAESKGLPMVQLYDMQQDIGEQNNLAEAMPERVMRLRGLLETQIASGRTNPGPRQQNDVPIVIEKWKSE; this is encoded by the coding sequence ATGAAAATTGAATCTCTGTCGCTTGTGCTGCTGACCTGCTTCGTTGTCGCTGGATTGGAGGGCGCAAGGGCCGAAACCAGCAATCCCAATATCGTCGTGATCCTGGCGGATGACATGGGGTTCGGCGAATTGAAATGCCTGAATCCGGAAAGGGGAAAGATCGCAACGCCGCAACTCGATGCAATTGCCAAAAGTGGAATGATCTTCACCGATGCCCACAGCGGATCGTCGGTCTGCACCCCCACGCGATACGGCCTGATGACCGGACGCTATGCTTGGCGAACGCGTCTGCAAACCGGCGTGCTGAAGGGCGGCGAGTCGTTGATTGCGAAGGATACGTTGACGATCGCCAAGTTACTCAAATCCAAAGGCTATCACACCGCGATGATCGGCAAGTGGCATTTGGGAATGATGTTCGATGGTATTGAGAACAACAAGAAGGGTGCGGTGAAGCCGGGTGCCGTCGTGACGCATGGTCCGATCGATTTCGCTGGCTTTGATGTTTTTCACGGTTTTCATTACGCCCGCCAGATGGATCTGTGGATCGACAACGATAAGGTCACGCGGAACATCGAGGCTGTCGAGATGCTACCTTCTCTGACCGCGGCCGCGGTCGACTATATCGAGAGACGCAAGGGCATCGACCAACCGTTCTTTATGTATATCCCCTGGAACGCGCCTCATTCCCCGGTGGTTCCATCGGAGGATTGGAAAGGCAAAAGCGGCATCAATGATCACGCGGATTTTGTGATGCAAACCGACGACAGCTATGGCCAAGTGGTGCAGGCGTTGAAGGCGAACGGTTTCCTCCAAAACACCCTGATTCTTTGCAGTTCGGATAACGGAACCTCACCGTCGACGTCAGGGCTCAAACAGTTAAAGGCGGCCGGGCACTTTCCCAGTGCAAACCTTCGCGGCATGAAAGCCGACATCTGGGATGGAGGGCACCGCGTTCCGTTCTTGGTGTCGTGGCCGGGGCATGTCCAGCCGGGAAGCCGTTGTGATGACCTGGTCTGTCTAACCGATGTGATCGCAACGGTTGCCGATCTGACGGGCTACGAATTGGCGGAAAGCGACGCCGTCGATAGCTTCAGCTTCCTCTCGGCGTTGACGGGAACGAATCACGCTCCACGCACCGATGTCATTCATCATTCCATTAGCGGCTTTTTTTCGATCCGCCAAGGAAAGTGGAAATTGATCGCTTGCCCTGGTTCGGGTGGATGGTCGGCACCAAAAATCAAAGAGGCCGTGAAGGAAGCGGAGTCCAAGGGACTGCCGATGGTTCAGCTTTACGACATGCAGCAGGACATTGGTGAGCAGAACAATCTCGCCGAAGCGATGCCCGAAAGGGTGATGCGGCTGAGGGGACTGCTGGAGACCCAGATTGCCAGCGGACGGACGAACCCAGGTCCGAGGCAACAAAACGATGTGCCGATCGTGATCGAAAAATGGAAATCCGAGTAG
- a CDS encoding glycoside hydrolase family 95 protein: MVTRIFCAWTIACCCFSASADAAGSRLQLTYDEPAAEWTDALPVGNGSVGAMVFGGVEQDRIQFNHDTLWAGKPRSYSRAGAVESLPKIRQLLFAGKQLEAEQLASERFMSQPLRQAPYQPFGDLLLEFANLDGVSDYQRSLDLDAAVATTVFKSQAITYTRTVLASHPDRVIAVRLEADRPGKISLTARLTTPHQTSSATSALDSRTLRLYGVVDDFVDQRRGTFFEGVTKFEAQLQARAAGGTLHVTDSGIQVSDADSVVFYLAAATSYENYQSLAADPAAQCKAILEGVNGKPYPQILADHQADHRALFRRVDLDLGGGHSLTSPTNERLNQYPTNPDPDFVALLCQYGRYLLIASSRPGGQAANLQGLWNDSKNPAWDSKYTININAEMNYWPAEQANLSECHEPLFDLLDDLAITGAEVARDFYDAKGWVVHHNTDGWRGAAPINASNHGIWPTGGAWLSTHLWERYLFTGDQAFLEQRAYPLMKGAAEFFLDYLIDDPESETGWLVSGPSNSPERGGLVMGPTMDHQIIRYLMLATAEAADVLQRDAKFAAQLRSTAQRIAPNQVGAEGQLKEWLYVEDPLTNHRHVSHLWGLHPGNEITPDTPTLFEACKRTLELRGDEGTGWSRGWKVNFWARLRDGEHMERILTGFFQNSSLKRQAGFYNNLFDACPPFQIDGNFGLTAGVCEALLQSHRRDAKGNAILDLLPALPPGWPEGSVSGLRARGGFEVSIHWKDGKLEQAKIKSLRGNPLVLQTQNGPQVFHSETEIGQTYSWSGAD, translated from the coding sequence ATGGTCACACGAATTTTCTGCGCATGGACGATTGCATGTTGTTGCTTTTCGGCAAGTGCCGATGCAGCCGGGTCCCGATTGCAGTTGACCTACGACGAACCTGCCGCAGAGTGGACTGACGCGTTGCCGGTGGGCAATGGATCGGTCGGTGCGATGGTGTTTGGTGGCGTGGAGCAGGATCGCATTCAGTTCAACCACGATACGCTGTGGGCGGGAAAACCGCGTTCCTATTCGCGAGCCGGTGCCGTTGAGTCGTTGCCAAAGATTCGGCAGTTGCTCTTTGCTGGAAAGCAGCTAGAAGCAGAGCAATTAGCGTCGGAGCGGTTCATGTCGCAGCCATTGCGACAGGCGCCTTACCAGCCGTTCGGGGATCTGTTGCTGGAGTTCGCCAATCTGGACGGTGTCTCGGATTACCAGCGATCCTTAGACCTGGACGCAGCGGTCGCGACGACCGTCTTCAAGTCGCAAGCGATCACCTACACGCGGACCGTGCTGGCAAGCCATCCGGATCGTGTGATTGCCGTTCGACTGGAAGCGGATCGCCCAGGAAAAATCAGTCTCACGGCACGACTGACAACACCCCATCAGACATCTTCAGCAACCAGTGCCTTAGACTCACGCACTTTGCGATTGTACGGAGTGGTGGATGACTTTGTTGACCAGCGTCGCGGGACTTTCTTTGAAGGGGTGACAAAGTTTGAGGCGCAGCTCCAGGCCAGGGCGGCCGGAGGCACCTTGCACGTTACCGATAGCGGTATTCAAGTGAGTGATGCGGATTCGGTGGTGTTCTATTTGGCGGCGGCAACGAGTTATGAAAACTACCAGTCTCTGGCAGCCGATCCTGCAGCCCAATGCAAGGCAATCTTAGAGGGAGTCAACGGGAAACCGTACCCGCAAATCTTAGCGGACCACCAGGCCGATCATCGGGCGTTGTTTCGACGTGTCGATCTTGATCTCGGTGGCGGTCATTCGCTCACCTCACCAACCAACGAACGGCTCAACCAATACCCGACCAACCCGGATCCCGATTTCGTGGCGCTGCTCTGCCAGTACGGACGCTACCTGTTGATCGCTTCGTCACGACCGGGTGGGCAGGCGGCGAACCTTCAGGGGCTGTGGAATGACAGCAAGAATCCGGCTTGGGATTCAAAATACACGATCAATATTAACGCAGAAATGAACTATTGGCCCGCGGAGCAGGCGAATCTGTCGGAATGTCATGAGCCGCTGTTCGACCTGCTCGATGATCTGGCGATCACCGGGGCTGAAGTGGCAAGGGATTTCTACGACGCCAAGGGCTGGGTCGTCCATCACAACACCGATGGTTGGCGAGGCGCCGCACCCATCAACGCCTCGAACCACGGGATTTGGCCGACGGGCGGGGCCTGGTTAAGCACCCACCTTTGGGAACGCTATCTGTTTACCGGCGACCAAGCATTTCTCGAGCAGCGTGCTTATCCGCTGATGAAGGGGGCAGCGGAATTCTTCCTGGACTATCTGATTGATGATCCTGAGTCCGAAACAGGCTGGCTCGTGAGCGGGCCGAGCAATTCACCGGAGCGTGGTGGACTCGTGATGGGGCCCACCATGGATCATCAGATTATCCGTTACTTGATGCTCGCTACGGCAGAGGCGGCTGACGTGCTCCAACGCGATGCCAAGTTTGCGGCGCAGCTGCGCTCCACCGCACAAAGGATTGCTCCCAACCAAGTCGGTGCGGAGGGACAGTTGAAGGAATGGCTGTATGTTGAGGATCCCTTGACCAACCATCGCCATGTTTCGCATCTGTGGGGGCTACATCCCGGAAACGAGATCACGCCGGACACTCCCACTCTTTTCGAGGCTTGCAAGAGGACGCTGGAACTCCGAGGTGATGAGGGAACCGGTTGGTCACGCGGATGGAAGGTGAATTTCTGGGCTCGTCTTCGCGATGGTGAACACATGGAACGAATCCTCACCGGCTTCTTTCAAAACTCCAGCCTGAAACGACAAGCCGGGTTCTACAACAACCTGTTTGACGCCTGCCCTCCTTTCCAGATCGACGGGAACTTCGGTCTGACCGCAGGGGTATGCGAAGCGTTGTTGCAATCGCACCGCCGTGACGCGAAGGGGAACGCGATTCTCGATTTGCTGCCAGCCCTACCGCCTGGTTGGCCAGAGGGCTCCGTTTCTGGTTTGCGTGCACGTGGTGGGTTCGAGGTCTCGATCCATTGGAAAGACGGAAAACTTGAGCAAGCAAAGATCAAGTCACTGAGGGGAAATCCGCTCGTACTGCAGACCCAAAATGGACCTCAAGTTTTTCACTCGGAAACAGAAATTGGCCAAACCTATTCATGGAGCGGGGCCGATTGA